A genomic segment from Maniola jurtina chromosome 9, ilManJurt1.1, whole genome shotgun sequence encodes:
- the LOC123867979 gene encoding protein AF-9, with product MKSKLGVDLVASEKFVSDLPMNMVGQTPKTTSRRESIAPKIVVCPPVEESSEPIAATRGTRILKALSKRLSRRSTDADSMGSSSSNDSMSCETARTDGRSSSSSSSDSGSDSSEPHRRHRSTVSLRRVFQNLNLTSRSHSCSPTERHRQPKKQAQPKRILRQPVTYTYVRGLSGLPTQRVPRQTVGLNR from the coding sequence ATGAAGAGCAAGCTGGGAGTCGACCTTGTGGCAAGTGAGAAGTTCGTCAGCGATTTACCTATGAACATGGTCGGACAAACACCTAAGACCACATCGCGCCGGGAGTCCATAGCACCTAAAATTGTTGTGTGCCCTCCGGTGGAAGAATCGTCCGAGCCCATAGCAGCAACTCGCGGTACACGTATATTGAAAGCCCTGAGCAAGCGTCTATCTCGAAGATCTACTGACGCGGACTCTATGGGCAGTTCAAGCAGCAACGATAGCATGTCCTGTGAAACTGCACGAACGGACGGCCGCTCTTCAAGTAGTTCATCGAGTGATTCCGGTAGCGACAGCTCGGAACCTCATCGTCGTCATCGTTCCACAGTGTCCTTGCGCCGTGTATTTCAAAATCTTAACCTTACGAGCCGCTCACATTCCTGCTCACCGACGGAACGTCATCGACAACCCAAGAAACAAGCACAACCGAAGCGCATTCTTCGCCAACCAGTCACTTATACTTACGTCAGAGGATTATCCGGCTTACCAACCCAAAGAGTGCCACGACAGACGGTCGGCCTCAATCGGTAA
- the LOC123867987 gene encoding uncharacterized protein LOC123867987: MLPNMKLILLVSILALSLTVKAEPAVIYSGLVPSPLTSAALVAPGPTPLVAPVAPLPPLSPISTTVQYSPISSYSPISPYSPISPYSPLASYSVGPILSDYRYSYSSSYQDYLPIVNSALTLPYSSYSLPYAYSADWFYRK; encoded by the coding sequence GTATCCATCTTGGCACTATCATTAACTGTAAAAGCAGAACCCGCTGTCATATACAGTGGACTAGTGCCATCACCGTTAACTTCTGCTGCCCTGGTAGCACCAGGCCCAACTCCGCTTGTTGCTCCAGTCGCCCCTTTACCCCCCTTATCCCCAATATCGACTACAGTCCAATACAGTCCAATATCCTCATATAGTCCTATCTCTCCATATAGTCCAATATCTCCATATAGTCCACTGGCCTCATATTCAGTTGGCCCAATATTATCGGATTATAGATATAGCTACAGTTCGTCTTACCAAGATTATTTACCTATAGTTAATTCAGCATTAACTCTACCATATAGTAGTTATAGTCTCCCTTACGCTTATTCTGCGGACTGGTTTTATCGCAAGTAA